The genomic window ATCCATTTTGGGCTAAGTGCGTAGAACTGAAAGTTGTACCGACAACTCACGCTTCTAGCCAAGGTTGGACAACTCAGCGTTCTGTCACCAACGCCCAGTACAATCACATTAATCACTTTGCCTTTGCAGCAGAAGCTTTATGCAAATCGCTGTTTTTTGGTGGAGTGACTCGCCGCTTCCCGCAATTAAAGTTTGCCTTCTTAGAAGGTGGTTCAGCTTGGGGTGCTAGTCTCTACGCTGATATTATTTGGCATTGGGAAACCCGCAACAAACAACATTTGTTGTCAAATAACAATCCTGCGATTATCGATAAGGAAGCATTAGTAGAGTTGTATACCCGCTACGGTGGCGAACTAGTAGATGGACGCTTAGATAAAATTGGTGACGGTTTAGGATTCCACCATCAACTATTGGCCCCAGAAGATCCAGGCGAACTTGATGAATTTGAACTAGCAGGAATAGATCAGCCAGAAGATGTGCGCGATCGCTTTTTGAATCATTTCTACTTCGGTACGGAATCAGACGATACCCGTGTATCCCAAGCTTTTAATCGTGCCGCTAATCCCTTTGGCGATCGAGTTAAAGCCTTCTTAGGTTCAGATTCCGGTCACTGGGATGTGCCAGATATTACCGCCGTTACTGCCAACGCCTACTCAATGGCAGAACACGAAATCATTACCGAAGAAGACCTCCGCTACTTCCTCTCAATCCATCCCTTGGAGTTGTATACCAGTCTCAATCAAGACTTCTTCAAGGGTACAGGTGTTGAGAAAGCTGTAAACGAATATTTGGCAGCTAAGAAATAACTGTCATTAGTCATTGGTCATTAGTCATTTGCAAAGGACAAAGGACTAATGACAAAGGACAAAGGACAATTACAACGTTCCATGTTCCATTTCCTCTGTTCACTTGTAGCGTGGGCCTTGCCCACTCTACATTTCTCCTAAATTCTGCGTCTGATTCTACCTACTGCTGAAACAATACCAAGGATGATTTGATTATGGTGCTAGATATCACAAAACCAAAGGACTACATTGACCTAGCAACTTCTCTGTCCAAGGAACTTGCTCAATCCGCAGTTGAAAGGGATGCCCAAGCCGGAGTTCCAGAACAAGAAATTAATAAACTGCGTGAGAGTGGCTTGCTACCACTGATTGTGCCGAAGCAATATGGTGGCATTGGCGCAACTTGGATTGATGCCTTAAAAATTGTCAGAAAGCTATCAAAAGCAGATGGTTCAATTGGTCAATTGTATGGTAATCATCTCAATTTGACGGCTTTGGGTCACGTTTCCGGCACACCAGCCCAAAAGGAAAAATACTATAGAGAAACTGCTAAAAATAACTTATTTTGGGCAAATGCCATTAATACAAAGGATACTAGGCTGAAAATTAACCCAGAAGGTGAGAATTTTCGGGTTAATGGTGTTAAAAGCTTTGGTACAGGTATTTCCGTTGCCGATTATCGGGTATTCTCCGCTTTAGAAGATGGCGTAGAATTGCCCTTCATATTCATAATTCCCAAAGAGAGGGAAGGGTTAGTTTCCAATCACGATTGGGATAATATTGGGCAACGTCGCACAGATAGCGGTAGTTATACATTTAACAACGTCTTAGTAGAAAAAGATGAGATTTTGGGGCCACCCAATCCCCCTGATAGCGCCTTCTCAACTTTTCTTGGGATTATTGCCCAGCTAACAAAAACCAACGTTTATCTGGGAATTACTAAAGGAGCCTTCGCCGCCGCTCGTGAATATACTAAAACTACTACTAAACCGTGGATTACATCAGGGGTAGATAGTGCTACTCAAGACCCATATATCCTGCATCATTACGGAGACTTTTGGGTGGAAATTCAAGCCGCGATCGCTCTAGCTGACCAAGCAGCCGAGAAGGTGCAAGCAGCCTGGCAAAAGGATGCAGAACTGACTCATCAAGAGAGGGGAGAAGTAGCGATCGCAGTTTCCGCAGCCAAGGCATTAGCTAGCCGTGTAGGTATAGATATTACCAACCGCATCTTTGAAGTTACGGGAACCCGCGCCACTGCAACCAAATATGGATTTGACCGTTACTGGCGGGATTTACGAACCTTTACTCTCCACGATCCTGTGGATTACAAATTGCGAGCGATCGGCGATTGGGTACTCAACGATCAACTACCCGTAATTACGCAATATTCTTAGGGACAAGGGAGATGAGGAGGCATGAGGGAGATGAGGGAGACAAGGGGGATGAGGGGGATAAACAATGCTCAATGCCCAATGCCCAATGCCAAATATTCAAGCTGTCTACTCGCCTTCTTGTAGGGTGGGCGTTCTTTAATCTCCACCTTACTTACCTAAATCCAAAATCTAAAATCCAAAATTGATATGACTCAACTAAAAACACTTCCTACCTAC from Nostoc sp. UHCC 0926 includes these protein-coding regions:
- a CDS encoding amidohydrolase family protein, yielding MTIALDRPQKTRSAQIREKLGYPIIDTDVHTQEFEPAVLDYLEQIGGTALVERFKENLPGSSRFKWYKQTWEERFAYRSNRPNWWGRPTKNTLNLATISLPKLLHERLEEAGTDFAVVYPNLATMAPNIGNEEMRRAVCRAVNHYHADIFRPYSDRLTPIAAIPLHTPEEGIEELEYAVNVLGLKAIQIPGYVRRPIPAFEKYGKEVANEVVWIDNFGLDSQYDYDPFWAKCVELKVVPTTHASSQGWTTQRSVTNAQYNHINHFAFAAEALCKSLFFGGVTRRFPQLKFAFLEGGSAWGASLYADIIWHWETRNKQHLLSNNNPAIIDKEALVELYTRYGGELVDGRLDKIGDGLGFHHQLLAPEDPGELDEFELAGIDQPEDVRDRFLNHFYFGTESDDTRVSQAFNRAANPFGDRVKAFLGSDSGHWDVPDITAVTANAYSMAEHEIITEEDLRYFLSIHPLELYTSLNQDFFKGTGVEKAVNEYLAAKK
- a CDS encoding acyl-CoA dehydrogenase family protein, whose product is MVLDITKPKDYIDLATSLSKELAQSAVERDAQAGVPEQEINKLRESGLLPLIVPKQYGGIGATWIDALKIVRKLSKADGSIGQLYGNHLNLTALGHVSGTPAQKEKYYRETAKNNLFWANAINTKDTRLKINPEGENFRVNGVKSFGTGISVADYRVFSALEDGVELPFIFIIPKEREGLVSNHDWDNIGQRRTDSGSYTFNNVLVEKDEILGPPNPPDSAFSTFLGIIAQLTKTNVYLGITKGAFAAAREYTKTTTKPWITSGVDSATQDPYILHHYGDFWVEIQAAIALADQAAEKVQAAWQKDAELTHQERGEVAIAVSAAKALASRVGIDITNRIFEVTGTRATATKYGFDRYWRDLRTFTLHDPVDYKLRAIGDWVLNDQLPVITQYS